A single genomic interval of Tursiops truncatus isolate mTurTru1 chromosome 16, mTurTru1.mat.Y, whole genome shotgun sequence harbors:
- the LOC117308461 gene encoding thymosin beta-4-like, whose amino-acid sequence MSDKPDMAEIEKFDKSKLKKTETKEKNPLPSQETTEQEKQAGES is encoded by the coding sequence ATGTCTGACAAACCCGATATGGCTGAGATTGAGAAATTCGATAAGTCgaaactgaagaaaacagaaacgaAAGAGAAAAATCCACTGCCTTCACAAGAAACGACTGAACAGGAGAAGCAAGCAGGCGAGTCGTAA